A genomic window from Triticum urartu cultivar G1812 chromosome 7, Tu2.1, whole genome shotgun sequence includes:
- the LOC125520753 gene encoding MADS-box transcription factor 26 isoform X2 — protein MARGKVQLRRIENPVHRQVTFCKRRAGLLKKARELSVLCDADIGIIIFSAHGKLYDLATTGTMDGLIERYKSASGEGMAADGCGDQRVDPKQEAMVLKQEIDLLQKGLRYIYGNRANEHMNVDELNALERYLEIWMFNIRSAKMQIMIQEIQALKSKEGMLKAANEILQEKIVEQHGLIDVGMTIADQQNGHFSTVPMLEEITNPLTILSGYSTCRGSEMGYSF, from the exons ATGGCGAGAGGCAAGGTCCAGCTCCGGCGCATCGAGAACCCCGTCCACCGGCAGGTCACCTTCTGCAAGCGCCGCGCGGGGCTCCTCAAGAAGGCCAGGGAGCTCTCAGTCCTCTGCGATGCCGACATCGGCATCATCATCTTCTCTGCGCACGGCAAGCTCTACGACCTCGCCACCACCGG AACCATGGATGGGCTGATCGAGAGGTACAAGAGTGCCAGTGGAGAAGGCATGGCCGCCGACGGCTGCGGCGACCAGAGAGTG GACCCAAAGCAGGAGGCAATGGTGCTGAAACAAGAAATAGACCTTTTGCAGAAGGGACTGAG GTACATCTATGGAAACAGGGCAAATGAGCACATGAATGTTGACGAGCTGAATGCCCTGGAGAGGTACTTGGAGATATGGATGTTCAACATCCGCTCCGCAAAG ATGCAGATAATGATTCAAGAGATCCAGGCACTGAAGAGCAAG GAGGGCATGTTGAAAGCTGCCAACGAAATTCTCCAGGAAAAG ATAGTAGAACAGCATGGACTGATCGACGTAGGCATGACTATAGCAGATCAGCAGAATGGGCATTTTAGTACAGTCCCAATGTTAGAGGAGATCACTAACCCACTGACTATACTGAGTGGCTATTCTACTTGTAGGGGCTCAGAGATGGGCTATTCCTTCTGA
- the LOC125520754 gene encoding succinate dehydrogenase subunit 6, mitochondrial, producing the protein MGIGEHFEGVKQHWARNFAFLDYFKKVYGRDQPLPKWSDADVEEFIASDPVYGPQLKALRESRKFALGGALAGAAHLGGVAFKYSKSPHGVVLATGFGALTGAVLGSEVAEHWYELYKMDKQGANLRFIYWWEDKVSGQKN; encoded by the exons atggggaTCGGCGAGCACTTTGAGGGCGTGAAGCAGCACTGGGCGCGCAACTTCGCCTTCCTCGACTACTTCAAGAAGGTCTACGGCCGCGACCAGCCCCTCCCCAAGTGGTCCGACGCCGACGTCGAAGAGTTCATCGCCTCCGACCCCGTCTACGGCCCGCAG CTCAAGGCCCTGAGGGAGTCCAGGAAGTTCGCGCTCGGCGGGGCCCTGGCCGGCGCCGCGCACCTCGGCGGCGTTGCCTTCAAGTACTCCAAGAGCCCGCACG GTGTCGTGCTGGCGACCGGGTTCGGAGCGCTCACTGGCGCCGTGCTCGGGTCGGAGGTGGCCGAGCACTGGTACGAGCTCTACAAGATGGACAAGCAGGGGGCCAACCTCAGGTTCATCTACTGGTGGGAGGACAAGGTCTCAG GCCAGAAGAATTGA
- the LOC125520753 gene encoding MADS-box transcription factor 26 isoform X1, whose product MARGKVQLRRIENPVHRQVTFCKRRAGLLKKARELSVLCDADIGIIIFSAHGKLYDLATTGTMDGLIERYKSASGEGMAADGCGDQRVDPKQEAMVLKQEIDLLQKGLRYIYGNRANEHMNVDELNALERYLEIWMFNIRSAKMQIMIQEIQALKSKEGMLKAANEILQEKVPIIVEQHGLIDVGMTIADQQNGHFSTVPMLEEITNPLTILSGYSTCRGSEMGYSF is encoded by the exons ATGGCGAGAGGCAAGGTCCAGCTCCGGCGCATCGAGAACCCCGTCCACCGGCAGGTCACCTTCTGCAAGCGCCGCGCGGGGCTCCTCAAGAAGGCCAGGGAGCTCTCAGTCCTCTGCGATGCCGACATCGGCATCATCATCTTCTCTGCGCACGGCAAGCTCTACGACCTCGCCACCACCGG AACCATGGATGGGCTGATCGAGAGGTACAAGAGTGCCAGTGGAGAAGGCATGGCCGCCGACGGCTGCGGCGACCAGAGAGTG GACCCAAAGCAGGAGGCAATGGTGCTGAAACAAGAAATAGACCTTTTGCAGAAGGGACTGAG GTACATCTATGGAAACAGGGCAAATGAGCACATGAATGTTGACGAGCTGAATGCCCTGGAGAGGTACTTGGAGATATGGATGTTCAACATCCGCTCCGCAAAG ATGCAGATAATGATTCAAGAGATCCAGGCACTGAAGAGCAAG GAGGGCATGTTGAAAGCTGCCAACGAAATTCTCCAGGAAAAGGTACCAATT ATAGTAGAACAGCATGGACTGATCGACGTAGGCATGACTATAGCAGATCAGCAGAATGGGCATTTTAGTACAGTCCCAATGTTAGAGGAGATCACTAACCCACTGACTATACTGAGTGGCTATTCTACTTGTAGGGGCTCAGAGATGGGCTATTCCTTCTGA